A DNA window from Rossellomorea marisflavi contains the following coding sequences:
- the lysS gene encoding lysine--tRNA ligase, which translates to MSEEINDQLQVRRDKMEAIREKGLDPFGKRFDRSHSSREIKSQFDEFSKEELEEKDITVTIAGRIMTKRGKGKAGFAHLQDLEGQVQIYVRKDAIGEEAYELFNSADLGDIIGVTGTVFKTKVGELSVKAKEFRHLSKALRPLPEKFHGLKDVEQRYRQRYLDLITSQESKETFIARSRIIQSMRRYLDTNGYLEVETPMMHSIAGGASARPFKTHHNALDMPLFMRIAIELHLKRLIVGGLEKVYEIGRVFRNEGVSTRHNPEFTMIELYEAYADYRDIMALTENLVAHIAKEVFGSTTVPYGDYEVNLEPQWTRLHMVDAVKEHSGVDFWKEMSDEEARALAKEHGIEIKDNMTYGHVVNEFFEQLVEEKLIQPTFIYGHPVAISPLAKKNDEDPRFTDRFELFIVGREHANAFTELNDPIDQRERFEAQLKEREEGNDEAHMMDDDFIEALEYGMPPTGGLGIGIDRLVMLLTNSPSIRDVLLFPQMRHRD; encoded by the coding sequence ATGAGCGAAGAAATAAATGACCAGCTTCAGGTCAGACGCGACAAAATGGAAGCCATCCGTGAAAAAGGATTGGATCCATTCGGTAAACGTTTCGACCGTTCTCATAGCTCTCGCGAAATCAAATCTCAATTTGACGAGTTTTCAAAAGAAGAGCTTGAAGAGAAAGACATCACGGTAACTATCGCAGGACGGATCATGACGAAGCGTGGAAAAGGTAAGGCAGGATTCGCGCATCTTCAGGACCTCGAGGGCCAAGTGCAGATCTATGTCCGTAAAGACGCCATCGGTGAAGAGGCTTATGAACTTTTCAATTCAGCAGACCTTGGAGACATCATCGGGGTGACCGGTACGGTCTTCAAAACGAAGGTTGGGGAACTTTCCGTCAAAGCGAAGGAATTCCGCCATCTATCAAAAGCCCTTCGCCCGCTGCCAGAGAAGTTCCACGGACTCAAAGATGTTGAACAGCGTTACCGCCAACGCTATCTTGACCTCATCACGAGCCAGGAGAGCAAAGAAACCTTCATCGCAAGAAGCCGCATCATCCAGTCCATGAGACGCTATCTTGATACAAACGGCTATCTTGAAGTGGAAACACCGATGATGCACAGCATTGCAGGTGGAGCGTCTGCCCGTCCGTTCAAAACGCACCATAATGCCTTGGACATGCCGTTATTCATGAGGATCGCCATCGAGCTTCATCTGAAGCGCCTCATTGTCGGTGGTCTTGAGAAGGTATACGAAATCGGACGCGTATTCCGTAACGAAGGCGTATCAACCCGCCACAATCCAGAGTTCACCATGATCGAACTGTATGAAGCTTATGCGGATTACCGTGATATCATGGCACTGACTGAAAACCTGGTTGCCCATATCGCAAAAGAGGTATTCGGTTCCACCACCGTCCCTTACGGTGACTACGAAGTGAACCTCGAACCGCAATGGACCCGTCTTCACATGGTCGATGCCGTCAAGGAACATTCAGGTGTAGACTTCTGGAAGGAAATGAGCGACGAAGAGGCTCGTGCACTTGCCAAAGAACACGGCATTGAAATCAAAGACAATATGACGTATGGCCACGTCGTGAATGAGTTCTTCGAACAGCTGGTAGAAGAGAAGCTTATTCAGCCTACCTTCATCTATGGTCATCCGGTTGCCATCTCCCCGCTTGCGAAGAAGAACGACGAAGACCCAAGGTTCACGGATCGTTTCGAGCTGTTCATCGTCGGTCGTGAACATGCAAATGCCTTCACCGAGCTCAACGACCCTATCGATCAGCGTGAGCGTTTTGAAGCTCAGTTGAAAGAACGGGAAGAAGGGAACGATGAGGCCCATATGATGGATGATGATTTCATTGAAGCACTAGAGTACGGAATGCCTCCTACAGGAGGACTGGGTATCGGGATCGACAGGCTTGTCATGCTTCTGACAAACTCCCCTTCGATCCGCGACGTCCTGCTCTTCCCCCAAATGCGTCATCGCGACTGA